One genomic region from Stutzerimonas decontaminans encodes:
- a CDS encoding chaperone NapD, with amino-acid sequence MGTPLHIASLLVHCRPEWLAAVKANLQLLPGLELHQENASGKLVVVLEAEHESRILAAIDHIQQLPGVLNAALIYHEELLEGDA; translated from the coding sequence ATGGGTACCCCCCTGCATATCGCCAGCCTGCTGGTGCACTGCCGTCCTGAGTGGCTGGCGGCAGTAAAGGCCAACCTGCAACTGTTGCCCGGCCTTGAGCTGCACCAGGAAAACGCCAGCGGCAAGCTGGTGGTAGTCCTGGAAGCCGAACACGAATCACGCATCCTTGCCGCGATCGACCACATCCAGCAATTACCTGGCGTGCTTAATGCCGCATTGATCTATCACGAAGAACTCCTCGAAGGAGACGCCTGA
- the napA gene encoding nitrate reductase catalytic subunit NapA gives MSLTRRQFAKANAAAIAATVAGMPIASTASNLVTEADATNLKWDKAPCRFCGTGCGVMVATREGRVVATHGDVKAEVNRGINCVKGYFLSKIMYGSDRLTQPLLRMKDGKFDKQGEFQPVTWDQAFDIMEEKYKAALKQGGPEAIGMFGSGQWTIWEGYAANKLMKAGFRSNNIDPNARHCMASAAFGFMRTFGMDEPMGCYEDIEAADAFVLWGSNMAEMHPVLWTRVTDRRLSAPNVKVAVMSTFEHRSFELADIPMIFNPQTDLVILNYIANHIIQSGAVNKDFIEKHTKFAKGATNIGYGLRPTDPLELKAENAAVANTWTDISFEDYAEFLKTYTLEYATKESGVPAERLQALAELYADPKVKVMSFWTMGFNQHTRGVWANNMIYNIHLLTGKISEPGNSPFSLTGQPSACGTAREVGTFSHRLPADMAVANPKHRAIAEKIWKLPEGTIQEKPGFHAVDQSRKLKDGVLKVYWTQVTNNMQAGPNVMQEILPGWRNPETFIIVSDVYPTVSAQAADLILPSAMWVEKEGAYGNAERRTQFWHQLVTAPGEARSDLWQLVEFSKRFNVDEVWPAELLSKSPELKGKTLYDVLFKNGQVDKFPSDEIAEGYANHEAEAFGFYLQKGLFEEYAEFGRGHAHDLAPFETYHETRGLRWPVVDGKETQWRYREGYDPYVEAGSEVQFYGYGDKKAIIFALPYDVPAEVPDKDYPFWLSTGRVLEHWHTGSMTQRVDELHQAVPDALVYMHPEDARKLNARRGSVVKVISRRGEMQARVETRGRNKPPMGLIFVPFFDANKLINKVTLDATDPISKQTDYKKCAVKIEVVSIA, from the coding sequence ATGAGCCTTACCCGACGCCAATTCGCCAAAGCCAACGCAGCAGCGATTGCTGCAACCGTGGCCGGTATGCCCATCGCCTCTACGGCGAGCAATCTGGTGACCGAAGCCGATGCCACCAACCTGAAGTGGGACAAGGCCCCCTGTCGCTTTTGCGGCACCGGCTGCGGCGTCATGGTGGCGACTCGCGAGGGTCGCGTCGTCGCCACTCATGGTGACGTGAAGGCAGAGGTCAATCGCGGCATCAACTGCGTTAAAGGCTACTTCCTGTCGAAGATCATGTACGGCTCGGATCGCCTGACCCAGCCACTGCTACGCATGAAGGACGGCAAGTTCGACAAGCAGGGCGAGTTCCAGCCGGTTACCTGGGACCAGGCCTTCGACATCATGGAGGAGAAGTACAAGGCGGCGCTCAAGCAAGGCGGTCCGGAAGCCATCGGCATGTTCGGCTCGGGACAGTGGACGATCTGGGAAGGCTACGCTGCGAACAAGCTGATGAAGGCCGGTTTCCGCTCGAACAACATCGACCCCAATGCACGTCATTGCATGGCCTCGGCAGCGTTCGGCTTCATGCGCACCTTCGGCATGGACGAGCCCATGGGCTGCTATGAGGACATCGAGGCCGCCGACGCCTTCGTTCTCTGGGGCTCGAACATGGCGGAGATGCACCCGGTGCTCTGGACCCGCGTGACGGATCGCCGCCTGAGCGCGCCGAACGTCAAGGTGGCGGTCATGTCGACGTTCGAGCATCGCAGCTTCGAGCTGGCCGACATCCCGATGATCTTCAATCCGCAGACTGACCTGGTCATCCTCAACTACATCGCCAATCACATTATTCAGAGCGGCGCGGTAAACAAGGACTTCATCGAGAAACACACCAAGTTCGCTAAAGGCGCGACGAACATCGGCTATGGCTTACGTCCGACCGACCCGCTTGAACTCAAAGCCGAGAATGCTGCGGTAGCGAACACCTGGACCGACATCAGCTTCGAGGATTACGCCGAGTTTCTGAAAACCTACACGCTGGAATACGCCACGAAAGAATCCGGCGTGCCGGCCGAGCGGCTCCAGGCGCTAGCCGAACTCTATGCCGACCCGAAGGTCAAGGTGATGTCGTTCTGGACCATGGGCTTCAACCAGCACACCCGAGGTGTCTGGGCGAACAACATGATCTACAACATCCACCTGCTCACCGGAAAAATCAGCGAGCCGGGCAACAGCCCCTTCTCGCTCACCGGCCAGCCTTCGGCGTGCGGCACGGCCCGTGAAGTAGGCACCTTCTCCCACCGCCTGCCGGCAGACATGGCCGTTGCCAACCCGAAGCACCGCGCCATCGCCGAGAAGATCTGGAAACTGCCGGAAGGCACCATCCAGGAGAAGCCTGGCTTCCACGCGGTCGATCAGAGCCGCAAGCTCAAGGACGGCGTACTGAAGGTCTACTGGACCCAGGTGACCAACAATATGCAGGCCGGTCCGAACGTCATGCAGGAAATCCTGCCGGGCTGGCGTAACCCGGAAACCTTCATCATCGTCTCGGACGTCTACCCCACCGTTTCGGCCCAGGCCGCCGACCTCATCCTGCCCAGCGCCATGTGGGTGGAAAAGGAAGGCGCCTATGGCAATGCCGAGCGCCGTACCCAGTTCTGGCATCAGTTGGTCACCGCGCCTGGGGAAGCGCGCTCCGACCTCTGGCAGCTGGTCGAGTTCTCCAAGCGCTTCAACGTCGACGAAGTATGGCCGGCCGAGCTGCTCAGCAAATCACCAGAGCTCAAGGGCAAAACCCTGTACGACGTCCTGTTCAAGAATGGGCAGGTGGACAAGTTTCCCAGCGACGAAATCGCTGAGGGATACGCAAACCACGAGGCCGAAGCCTTTGGGTTCTACCTGCAGAAAGGTTTGTTCGAGGAATACGCCGAATTCGGCCGCGGCCACGCCCACGATCTGGCTCCGTTCGAGACCTACCACGAAACCCGCGGTTTGCGTTGGCCGGTGGTCGACGGCAAGGAAACCCAGTGGCGCTACCGTGAAGGCTATGACCCCTATGTCGAAGCCGGCAGCGAGGTGCAGTTCTACGGCTACGGCGACAAGAAGGCGATCATCTTCGCCCTGCCCTATGACGTCCCGGCCGAAGTACCGGATAAGGATTACCCCTTCTGGCTCAGCACCGGACGGGTACTCGAGCACTGGCACACCGGCAGCATGACCCAGCGGGTCGACGAGCTGCATCAGGCGGTTCCCGATGCGCTCGTCTACATGCACCCGGAGGATGCCCGCAAGCTCAATGCGCGCCGCGGCAGCGTGGTCAAGGTCATCAGCCGGCGCGGCGAGATGCAGGCGCGGGTGGAAACACGGGGCCGCAACAAACCTCCGATGGGGTTGATCTTCGTGCCGTTCTTCGACGCCAACAAGCTGATCAACAAAGTCACCCTCGACGCCACCGACCCGATCTCCAAGCAGACCGATTACAAGAAATGCGCCGTGAAGATCGAAGTGGTCAGCATCGCCTGA
- a CDS encoding nitrate reductase cytochrome c-type subunit: MKFRLLPLTLLAVFGLAIAAETNYPLDAPAPDGRRPGGTITQEFTPPKLHDEENKDIRRERNYPEQPPTIPHSIRGYHVDKNANKCLSCHSRANSARAQAPMISITHYTDRDHQTLAAVAPRRYFCTQCHVPQHDVKPLVENRFKNIDELLYRETSPSTSGN; the protein is encoded by the coding sequence ATGAAATTCCGTTTACTGCCGCTGACCCTGCTTGCGGTGTTCGGCCTGGCCATCGCTGCCGAAACCAACTATCCGCTGGACGCTCCGGCTCCGGACGGACGCCGCCCAGGCGGGACCATTACCCAGGAGTTCACCCCACCGAAGCTGCATGACGAGGAAAACAAGGACATCAGGCGCGAGCGCAACTATCCGGAGCAACCGCCGACCATCCCGCACAGCATCCGCGGCTACCACGTCGACAAGAACGCCAACAAATGTCTGAGCTGCCATAGCAGGGCCAACAGCGCACGTGCGCAGGCGCCCATGATCAGCATCACCCACTACACCGACCGCGATCACCAGACCCTGGCCGCTGTCGCACCGCGTCGCTACTTCTGCACGCAGTGCCACGTGCCTCAGCACGATGTGAAGCCACTGGTGGAAAACCGCTTCAAGAACATCGACGAGCTGCTGTACCGGGAAACCTCACCATCCACCAGCGGAAACTGA
- a CDS encoding cytochrome c3 family protein: protein MKSIKSFLTRYWGVLRRPSVHYSLGALTLGGFVAGIIFWGGFNTALEATNTEAFCISCHEMEDNVYMEIKDTIHYSNRSGVRATCPDCHVPHQWTDKIARKMQASKEVWGKIFGTISTREKFLDKRRELAEHEWARLKANDSLECRNCHDFGYMDFTRQGKRASEFHSTALANGEATCIDCHKGIAHKLPDMRGVPGW from the coding sequence ATGAAGTCGATCAAGTCGTTTCTCACACGTTACTGGGGCGTCCTACGCCGGCCCAGCGTCCATTACAGCCTTGGTGCGCTGACGCTCGGCGGTTTCGTCGCCGGCATCATCTTCTGGGGCGGTTTCAACACCGCGCTGGAAGCCACCAACACGGAGGCCTTCTGCATCTCCTGTCACGAGATGGAAGACAACGTGTACATGGAGATCAAGGACACCATCCACTACAGCAACCGCTCCGGGGTGCGAGCAACCTGCCCGGATTGTCACGTGCCACACCAGTGGACCGATAAGATCGCGCGCAAGATGCAGGCCTCGAAGGAGGTCTGGGGAAAGATCTTCGGCACCATAAGCACCCGCGAGAAATTCCTCGACAAGCGTCGTGAACTGGCGGAACACGAGTGGGCACGTCTCAAAGCCAACGACTCGCTCGAATGCCGCAACTGCCATGATTTCGGCTATATGGATTTCACCCGGCAGGGCAAGCGCGCATCGGAGTTCCACTCCACTGCACTGGCCAACGGTGAGGCAACCTGCATCGATTGCCATAAAGGCATCGCGCACAAGCTGCCAGACATGAGGGGCGTGCCAGGCTGGTAA
- the dcd gene encoding dCTP deaminase: protein MSIKSDKWIRRMAQEHGMIEPFVERQVRTEGNDRLISYGVSSYGYDVRCADEFKVFTNINSATVDPKNFDEKSFVDIKSDVCIIPPNSFALARTVEYFRIPRNVLTICLGKSTYARCGIIVNVTPLEPEWEGHVTLEFSNTTTLPAKIYANEGVAQMLFLESDEECEVSYRDRGGKYQGQRGVTLPKA, encoded by the coding sequence ATGAGCATCAAATCGGACAAGTGGATTCGCCGCATGGCCCAGGAACACGGCATGATCGAGCCCTTCGTCGAGCGCCAGGTGCGCACCGAAGGCAATGATCGGCTGATTTCCTACGGCGTCTCCAGCTATGGCTACGATGTGCGCTGTGCCGATGAATTCAAGGTGTTCACCAACATCAACTCGGCGACGGTCGACCCGAAAAATTTCGACGAGAAGAGCTTTGTCGACATCAAGAGCGACGTCTGCATCATTCCGCCAAACTCCTTCGCCCTGGCGCGCACCGTCGAGTACTTCCGTATTCCACGCAATGTGCTGACTATCTGTTTGGGCAAGAGCACCTATGCACGTTGCGGCATCATCGTTAACGTCACGCCGCTGGAGCCTGAGTGGGAAGGGCATGTAACCCTGGAGTTCTCCAACACCACCACGCTGCCGGCAAAGATTTACGCGAATGAGGGTGTGGCGCAGATGCTGTTCCTCGAGTCCGACGAGGAGTGTGAGGTGTCCTACCGCGATCGCGGCGGCAAATATCAGGGCCAGCGTGGCGTGACTTTGCCCAAGGCCTGA
- a CDS encoding cold-shock protein, with translation MSNRQTGTVKWFNDEKGFGFITPQSGDDLFVHFRAIQGDGFKSLKEGQQVSFVATRGQKGMQAEEVQVI, from the coding sequence ATGTCCAATCGCCAAACCGGTACCGTTAAGTGGTTCAACGATGAGAAAGGCTTCGGCTTCATCACTCCGCAATCCGGTGACGACCTCTTCGTACACTTCCGCGCCATCCAGGGCGACGGTTTCAAGAGCCTGAAAGAAGGCCAGCAAGTTTCCTTCGTCGCTACCCGCGGCCAGAAGGGCATGCAAGCTGAGGAAGTTCAGGTTATCTAA
- the apbC gene encoding iron-sulfur cluster carrier protein ApbC, whose translation MSVTREAVETVLRQYTDPHLNQDPVSAGCVRSIDVQGDRVSVQLELGYAAALFRSGWAQMLAMAIEQLEGVSRADVQVDCVVRPHKAQDQVPALANVKNIIAVASGKGGVGKSTTAANLALALAREGARVGVLDADIYGPSQGIMFGIAEGTRPEIRDGKAFIPLEAHGVQVMSMAFLSDDKTPMVWRGPMVSGALLQLITQTAWNDLDYLVVDMPPGTGDIQLTLAQKVPVTGAVIVTTPQDLALLDAKKGVEMFRKVNIPVLGVVENMAIHICSNCGHAEHLFGEGGGEKLAAQYNVDLLASLPLSMAIRSQADAGKPTVIADPESQIAMIYQEVARTVGARIAQSGQIIAQSMPKIVISED comes from the coding sequence ATGTCCGTCACCCGTGAAGCTGTGGAAACCGTACTGCGCCAGTACACCGATCCCCATTTGAATCAGGATCCGGTAAGCGCAGGCTGTGTGCGTTCGATCGATGTGCAGGGTGATCGGGTCAGTGTGCAGCTGGAGCTGGGCTACGCCGCTGCGCTGTTTCGTAGCGGCTGGGCGCAGATGTTGGCAATGGCGATCGAGCAGTTGGAGGGCGTCAGTCGTGCCGATGTCCAGGTCGATTGCGTGGTGCGTCCGCACAAGGCGCAGGACCAGGTGCCGGCTCTGGCCAACGTGAAGAACATCATTGCCGTAGCCTCGGGAAAAGGTGGGGTCGGCAAGTCCACCACTGCTGCCAACCTTGCCTTGGCGCTGGCGCGCGAGGGTGCGCGGGTGGGCGTACTGGATGCGGATATCTATGGTCCGAGCCAGGGCATTATGTTCGGCATTGCTGAGGGCACGCGCCCGGAGATTCGCGACGGTAAGGCGTTCATTCCGCTGGAGGCTCATGGCGTACAGGTCATGTCCATGGCGTTTCTGTCCGATGACAAGACACCGATGGTTTGGCGTGGACCGATGGTTTCCGGCGCGCTGCTGCAGTTGATTACCCAGACTGCCTGGAACGATCTTGATTACCTGGTGGTGGACATGCCGCCGGGAACGGGCGACATCCAGCTGACCCTGGCGCAGAAGGTCCCGGTGACCGGCGCAGTGATCGTGACCACGCCACAGGATCTAGCACTGCTCGACGCGAAGAAAGGTGTGGAGATGTTCCGCAAAGTGAACATTCCGGTGCTCGGTGTGGTGGAGAACATGGCGATTCATATCTGCTCGAACTGCGGCCATGCGGAGCATCTGTTCGGCGAGGGTGGCGGTGAGAAGCTGGCGGCGCAGTACAACGTCGATCTGCTGGCATCGCTGCCGTTGTCGATGGCGATCCGCAGCCAGGCGGATGCAGGTAAGCCGACGGTGATTGCCGACCCGGAAAGCCAGATCGCCATGATCTATCAGGAAGTGGCGCGTACCGTTGGTGCGCGCATCGCCCAGAGCGGGCAGATCATTGCGCAGTCGATGCCGAAGATCGTTATTTCCGAGGACTGA
- the metG gene encoding methionine--tRNA ligase: protein MSEARQILVTSALPYANGSIHLGHMLEYIQTDMWVRFQKLRGNQCIYVCADDAHGSAIMLRAEKEGITPEQLIANVQAEHGSDFADFLVDFDNFHSTHSEENRELAELIYTRLRDAGHIATRSVTQYFDPEKGMFLADRFIKGTCPKCAAEDQYGDNCEKCGATYEPTELKDPRSAISGATPVLKDSKHFFFKLPDFEAMLKEWTRGSNERGTNLQESVANKIAEWLDGGLQEWDISRDAPYFGFEIPGEPGKYFYVWLDAPIGYMASFENLCKRRPELDFDTFWSKDSTAELYHFIGKDIINFHTLFWPAMLEGAGFRKPTAVNVHGYLTVNGQKMSKSRGTFIKARTYLDHLNPEYLRYYYASKLGRGVDDLDLNLEDFVQKVNSDLVGKVVNIASRCAGFIHKGNGGVMVDANPEPELWTAFQEAAPGIADAYEARDFARAMREIMALADRANAWIADKAPWALNKVEGKQAEVQEICAFGVNLFRQLVIFLKPVLPNLAAAAEQFLNVGPLRWNDHATLLANHQLNAFTPLMTRIEPAKIEAMIEASKEDLASSEASAAPAGNGELSKQPIAAEINFDAFAAVDLRIALIEKAEFVEGADKLLRLTLDIGDAKRNVFSGIKSAYPDPSKLEGRLTLYVANLAPRKMKFGMSEGMVLAAGPGGSEIYLLSPDNGAKPGQRVM from the coding sequence ATGTCCGAAGCTCGCCAGATTCTCGTTACCAGCGCACTGCCCTACGCCAACGGTTCGATCCACCTCGGCCATATGCTCGAGTACATTCAGACGGACATGTGGGTGCGCTTCCAGAAGCTGCGCGGCAATCAGTGCATCTACGTCTGCGCCGACGACGCCCACGGCTCGGCGATCATGCTGCGCGCTGAGAAGGAAGGCATCACGCCGGAACAGTTGATTGCCAACGTGCAGGCCGAACACGGCAGTGATTTCGCCGACTTCCTGGTGGACTTCGACAACTTCCACTCCACCCATTCGGAAGAAAACCGCGAGCTGGCCGAGCTGATCTATACCCGCCTGCGCGACGCCGGCCACATCGCCACCCGCTCGGTCACCCAGTATTTCGACCCTGAGAAAGGCATGTTCCTCGCCGACCGCTTCATCAAGGGCACCTGCCCGAAGTGCGCCGCCGAGGACCAGTACGGCGACAACTGCGAAAAATGCGGCGCCACCTATGAGCCGACCGAGCTGAAAGATCCCCGTTCGGCGATCTCCGGCGCCACGCCGGTGCTGAAGGACTCCAAGCACTTCTTCTTCAAGCTGCCGGATTTCGAGGCCATGCTGAAGGAGTGGACCCGCGGCTCCAACGAACGCGGCACAAATCTGCAGGAGTCGGTCGCCAACAAGATCGCCGAATGGCTCGACGGCGGGCTGCAGGAATGGGACATCTCCCGCGACGCACCCTACTTCGGCTTCGAGATCCCGGGTGAGCCGGGCAAGTACTTCTACGTTTGGCTGGATGCGCCGATCGGCTACATGGCCAGCTTTGAGAATCTGTGCAAACGCCGCCCGGAGCTGGACTTCGATACCTTCTGGAGTAAGGACTCGACTGCCGAGCTGTACCATTTCATCGGCAAAGACATCATCAATTTCCACACCCTGTTCTGGCCGGCCATGCTCGAAGGCGCGGGTTTCCGCAAGCCGACCGCCGTCAACGTGCACGGTTACCTGACGGTGAACGGACAGAAAATGTCCAAGTCGCGCGGCACCTTCATCAAGGCACGCACCTATCTCGATCATCTCAATCCCGAGTATCTGCGCTACTACTATGCCTCCAAGCTCGGCCGTGGCGTCGACGATCTCGACCTGAACCTCGAGGACTTCGTGCAAAAGGTCAATTCCGACCTCGTCGGCAAGGTGGTCAACATCGCCAGCCGCTGCGCGGGCTTCATCCACAAGGGCAATGGCGGAGTGATGGTCGATGCCAACCCTGAGCCCGAACTCTGGACCGCCTTCCAGGAAGCTGCACCGGGTATCGCCGATGCCTATGAAGCACGCGACTTCGCCCGGGCCATGCGCGAAATCATGGCGCTCGCTGACCGTGCCAACGCCTGGATCGCCGACAAGGCGCCCTGGGCACTGAACAAGGTCGAAGGCAAGCAGGCCGAGGTACAGGAAATCTGCGCCTTCGGCGTCAACCTGTTCCGCCAGCTGGTTATCTTCCTCAAGCCGGTGCTGCCGAACCTTGCCGCCGCTGCCGAGCAGTTCCTCAATGTTGGGCCGCTGCGCTGGAACGATCACGCAACGCTGCTGGCCAATCACCAACTCAACGCCTTCACCCCACTGATGACTCGTATCGAGCCGGCGAAGATCGAAGCCATGATCGAAGCTTCCAAAGAAGACCTCGCCTCCAGCGAAGCCTCAGCTGCCCCGGCAGGTAATGGCGAACTGTCCAAGCAACCGATCGCCGCGGAAATCAACTTCGATGCGTTCGCCGCGGTCGATCTGCGTATTGCGCTGATCGAGAAGGCCGAGTTCGTCGAAGGCGCCGACAAGCTTCTGCGTCTGACCTTGGACATCGGTGATGCCAAGCGCAACGTTTTCTCCGGCATCAAGAGCGCCTACCCGGACCCAAGCAAGCTCGAAGGTCGTCTAACTCTCTACGTCGCCAATCTGGCGCCGCGCAAAATGAAATTCGGCATGTCCGAAGGCATGGTCCTTGCGGCCGGCCCAGGCGGCAGCGAGATCTACCTGCTCAGCCCCGATAACGGCGCCAAGCCAGGCCAGCGCGTCATGTAA
- a CDS encoding cysteine-rich CWC family protein, translating to MSETVDPSHCPLCGQPNQCGECDPAAAQPCWCFTIPIPDRVLERIPATHRNQACICPRCARGESATPDAP from the coding sequence ATGAGCGAGACTGTTGATCCTTCCCACTGCCCGCTCTGCGGTCAGCCCAACCAGTGCGGCGAGTGCGACCCAGCAGCAGCCCAGCCTTGCTGGTGCTTCACAATACCCATCCCCGATCGCGTGCTCGAGCGCATTCCTGCCACGCACAGAAACCAGGCCTGCATCTGCCCGCGCTGCGCCCGCGGCGAATCCGCCACTCCCGATGCGCCTTGA
- a CDS encoding pseudouridine synthase, protein MRLDRYLANRARLSRQDVRCLLAESRVQVNGETSQIMDLEIRVFDRIELDGELLQEGKAARYLMLHKPAGCVSATQDATHRTVLDLIDEPDKQDLHIAGRLDFNTTGLMLLTNDGQWSRRLTQPTSLQGKVYLVETEDEIDPACVDAFARGMYFRFENLTTLPAELVILASNKARLTLHEGRYHQVKRMFGHFNNKVTALHRERMGHLILDTALEPGDYRPLTEHEIAQI, encoded by the coding sequence ATGCGCCTTGATCGCTATCTCGCCAACCGCGCACGCCTAAGTCGTCAGGACGTTCGCTGTTTACTAGCTGAAAGCCGAGTGCAGGTGAACGGTGAAACCAGCCAGATCATGGATCTGGAAATCCGCGTATTTGACCGAATCGAGCTGGACGGAGAACTACTGCAAGAGGGGAAAGCGGCACGCTACCTGATGCTGCATAAGCCGGCAGGCTGCGTCAGCGCTACTCAGGACGCGACACACCGAACCGTGCTCGACCTGATCGACGAACCGGACAAGCAAGACCTGCACATCGCCGGCCGCCTCGACTTCAATACCACCGGCCTTATGCTGCTCACCAACGACGGTCAGTGGTCCCGCCGCCTGACCCAACCGACCAGCCTGCAGGGCAAGGTCTACCTGGTTGAAACCGAAGACGAAATTGACCCAGCGTGCGTCGACGCTTTTGCCCGAGGCATGTACTTCCGTTTCGAAAACCTCACCACCCTTCCCGCCGAACTCGTGATACTCGCTTCAAACAAGGCCCGCCTCACCCTGCACGAGGGCCGCTACCATCAGGTCAAGCGCATGTTTGGCCACTTCAACAACAAGGTTACCGCCCTGCACCGCGAACGCATGGGCCACCTGATACTGGACACAGCACTGGAGCCTGGTGATTATCGGCCGCTAACCGAGCACGAGATCGCCCAAATCTGA
- a CDS encoding acyltransferase family protein: MTFRKDINGLRAWAVIAVILYHFGIAGFSGGFIGVDVFFVISGFLMTGIIVNGIEKSSKSDREKHFSIMDFYLSRAKRIIPALLAVCIATMIAGWFFLSPADYRTLSTHTISALGFFSNITFFSEAGYFDASSHEKFLLHTWSLSVEWQFYLIFPLFLVAVWKTKPGRTPLSIMITLGLAISLLLSIYASTKNPTAGFYLLPTRAWEMLAGALIYFIAPSINLSAQHKKALEAIGFILIITSIFIFDANSTWPSWKALIPVAGTVLVLIASRQHSFWTGNRAIQAVGDWSYSLYLWHWPFVVALVYMQLQDQAEAILVGITLTFLLSVFSYRLIEKPARTRLNQTSRLAGATTIIFAVASIMLTAQVVIINSGVPSRHTAQTNAIFEEANNKRPKREKCHVSGDSSSKGCSFDPDQIGAIVIGDSHAEAIISSVEKSTPDASIKVLDWTMSSCPTISGIKTVKPSSNICSKFISENIEKSILIPNSAPIVIINRTSTYIFGPNEPERKSEAGTPAFYISSPQYSVNKDFLNEMRKAIIDTACELSKTRQVYMVRPIPELKLNVPTTMGRSHIMGQPTRVSISLDEYHQRHNFVWKAQDMAASQCGVKILDPLPYLCREGRCWGDVDGLPLYYDDDHLSERGSSLLVPMFRQVFEDAREAKEATAGEKAMTDNGIAKSSGK; encoded by the coding sequence ATGACCTTCAGAAAAGACATCAATGGCCTGCGCGCCTGGGCCGTAATAGCGGTCATTCTTTATCACTTCGGGATCGCGGGTTTTTCCGGTGGCTTTATTGGTGTCGACGTATTTTTCGTGATATCGGGATTCCTGATGACAGGAATCATAGTAAACGGGATCGAGAAAAGTTCAAAAAGTGATAGAGAAAAACATTTCTCTATCATGGACTTTTACTTATCACGAGCGAAACGAATCATCCCAGCCTTGCTGGCCGTCTGCATTGCGACAATGATTGCCGGATGGTTCTTCCTATCACCCGCGGACTATCGCACACTTAGCACGCACACCATCAGCGCACTTGGCTTTTTCTCCAACATAACTTTCTTCAGTGAGGCTGGGTATTTCGACGCGTCATCCCATGAAAAATTTCTTTTGCATACTTGGTCGCTATCAGTTGAATGGCAGTTCTATCTAATATTTCCTTTATTTCTCGTAGCAGTTTGGAAGACCAAGCCTGGGCGAACGCCCTTGAGCATAATGATTACGCTTGGACTCGCAATTTCACTTCTGCTATCGATTTATGCCTCCACGAAAAACCCAACCGCAGGATTTTATTTACTCCCAACTAGAGCTTGGGAAATGCTGGCAGGCGCCCTAATTTATTTTATTGCCCCATCGATTAATCTTTCGGCTCAACATAAGAAAGCTCTCGAAGCAATTGGCTTTATTTTAATTATCACGTCCATCTTCATCTTCGATGCAAATAGCACGTGGCCTAGCTGGAAGGCATTGATCCCAGTAGCAGGCACGGTGCTTGTACTCATTGCATCTCGTCAACATTCGTTCTGGACCGGCAATCGGGCTATACAAGCTGTGGGCGACTGGTCCTACTCGCTATACCTGTGGCACTGGCCTTTCGTTGTCGCCTTGGTTTACATGCAACTGCAGGATCAAGCAGAAGCAATCCTCGTTGGAATCACCCTGACGTTTTTACTCAGCGTTTTTTCGTATCGACTGATTGAAAAACCAGCACGCACCAGATTAAACCAAACATCTAGATTAGCCGGAGCAACAACTATTATCTTCGCCGTCGCGAGCATAATGCTAACCGCCCAGGTTGTCATAATAAATAGCGGCGTCCCTTCAAGGCATACAGCCCAGACCAATGCAATTTTTGAAGAGGCTAACAACAAGCGCCCTAAACGGGAAAAATGTCATGTTTCTGGAGACTCATCATCCAAGGGATGCAGCTTTGACCCAGACCAAATCGGCGCTATTGTTATCGGCGATAGTCATGCTGAAGCGATAATCAGCTCAGTAGAAAAATCAACGCCAGATGCTAGCATCAAGGTTCTAGACTGGACAATGTCAAGCTGCCCAACAATCTCGGGCATAAAAACGGTAAAACCTTCTTCCAATATCTGCAGCAAGTTTATATCCGAAAACATAGAAAAATCCATATTAATCCCCAATAGCGCACCGATTGTAATAATCAACAGGACATCAACTTATATTTTCGGCCCAAACGAGCCAGAGCGAAAGAGCGAAGCCGGCACTCCAGCCTTCTACATAAGCTCGCCTCAATACAGTGTAAACAAGGACTTCCTCAATGAAATGAGAAAGGCAATAATAGATACTGCTTGCGAGTTGTCAAAGACGAGGCAGGTCTATATGGTCCGGCCAATCCCTGAGCTCAAGCTAAACGTGCCCACTACGATGGGGCGTTCACATATCATGGGCCAGCCCACTAGAGTCTCCATTTCTCTAGATGAATACCATCAGCGCCATAACTTCGTATGGAAAGCACAGGATATGGCAGCTAGTCAGTGCGGCGTAAAGATCCTCGACCCCTTGCCATACCTCTGCCGGGAGGGTCGTTGCTGGGGCGACGTCGATGGATTACCTCTCTATTACGATGATGACCACTTGAGTGAGCGCGGTAGTAGCCTGCTGGTGCCGATGTTCCGCCAAGTATTTGAAGACGCGCGCGAGGCGAAAGAGGCCACTGCTGGGGAAAAAGCCATGACCGACAATGGCATTGCCAAATCTTCGGGTAAGTAG